ACATAATTCAGGAAGGCCTGACTATGCAGCCATCCGGTCAGGGTCACCACTGGATAAGAGAGGTTCTTGTAAGACAGCTCGGTGGAACACCCTACAGCGCAGACAACAGAACCGTTCTTTACTACCAGACTGCACCAGAGACTCTGAAGGTATATACCGATCTGATCACCAAGGACAAGGTCGGTTATCCCGGCTTCCTGAACGACGACGTTACCGCTTTCAGATCTTTGAAAGCCGCAATGACGATCGATGGCTCTTTCAGGTTAGGAACTTTCAGACCTCTTGACAACCTTAACTGGGGAGTTACGGAACTTCCGTCGATGAACGGCGTGAAGTCAAACTTCGCTTCTTTCTGGGCACACGCAATAACGACAAATGCGACCGGTGATAAGCTTGACGCTTCGATCAAGTTCCTGAAGTTCATAACTTCCGAATATGCTCAAACACTCTGGCTTGAGCAGGTGGGAGAACTCCCCGCCAACCCGAACGTTGCGGCCGCTTATTACGATCATCCTGAATTTGGGCCATTCCTCAAGGGTCTGGAGTACGCTCATGCGACGTTCTTTGTTGACGAGAGTGGCCAGCGACAGGTATTGATGGATGCCGTCGACAAGGTCTGGATACTGGGCATGGATCCTATTAAGGCTTTCGAAGAAGCAGCAGCAGAAGATCAAGCAATAATAGACGAATTCTGGTCAAGAGTAGAGTAATTTGAAGTGTGTGGCCGTGGCGAGGCCACGGCCATTCTCTTTGGGGGTAAGAGATGAAAATAAGTCAGAAAAGAATCGTTACTGCGTATGTTTTCCTGGCTATTCCGCTCGTCTTCTATATAGTTGTCCGTTTCTATCCAATGATATATGCCTTCTGGCTGAGTTTCACAAACTGGAGGCTGATTTCGCCAAAAAAGGACTTTGTCGGGTTCGATAATTTCGTCAAGCTTTTCAAAGACAAGGTATTCATTACTTCTCTCTGGAATACTATAAAATACGTGGCCTATGGGGTACCTCTTGTGATAGTCCTATCGCTATTTTTGGCCGCGACGCTGAACAAGGTTAGACATTTGCAATGGTTTTATCGTTTGCTCTACGTTATGCCCTACATCACACCGCTAGTAGCAGTGAGCTGGGTTTGGAGATGGATCTACCAGCGACCGCCCGCGGGAGTGCTCAACAATATCCTTATGGCCTTCGGTCTCGATGCTCAACCCTTTCTGTCCAGCATGAACCAGTCTTTGCCGGCTATAGTTGTGACTACGGTGTGGGTGAACCTGGGATATTGCATTATTATCTATCTTGCCGGTCTGCAGACTATACCCCAAGAATATCAGGAGGCGGCCAAAATAGATGGGGCTACGTCAAGACAATCTTTCTTCAAAATTACCCTGCCGCTCCTTAACCCGATAACAGTATTTCTCGTGGTTACACAGAGCATTACTTTTCTGAGGATTTTCACGCAGGTTTATAACATGACCGATCAGGGATCGGGAGGTCCACTGAATGCGACTAAACCCCTGGTGCTATATATATATCAAAAGGCCTTCAGATCTTTTGATATGGGTCTCGCTTCTAGCGCAACCGTGATACTTTTCATTCTAATAATGGGTATAACGCTGATTCAACTGCTGGTATTGAACA
Above is a genomic segment from Mesotoga sp. UBA6090 containing:
- a CDS encoding extracellular solute-binding protein, which encodes IIQEGLTMQPSGQGHHWIREVLVRQLGGTPYSADNRTVLYYQTAPETLKVYTDLITKDKVGYPGFLNDDVTAFRSLKAAMTIDGSFRLGTFRPLDNLNWGVTELPSMNGVKSNFASFWAHAITTNATGDKLDASIKFLKFITSEYAQTLWLEQVGELPANPNVAAAYYDHPEFGPFLKGLEYAHATFFVDESGQRQVLMDAVDKVWILGMDPIKAFEEAAAEDQAIIDEFWSRVE
- a CDS encoding carbohydrate ABC transporter permease — protein: MKISQKRIVTAYVFLAIPLVFYIVVRFYPMIYAFWLSFTNWRLISPKKDFVGFDNFVKLFKDKVFITSLWNTIKYVAYGVPLVIVLSLFLAATLNKVRHLQWFYRLLYVMPYITPLVAVSWVWRWIYQRPPAGVLNNILMAFGLDAQPFLSSMNQSLPAIVVTTVWVNLGYCIIIYLAGLQTIPQEYQEAAKIDGATSRQSFFKITLPLLNPITVFLVVTQSITFLRIFTQVYNMTDQGSGGPLNATKPLVLYIYQKAFRSFDMGLASSATVILFILIMGITLIQLLVLNKRVQY